The genomic DNA TAGTAAGAAATAAGGAAGAAAGCATAGAGCTGTTTTTCATTATTCTTTCGGGGCTGACTAAAAACAGAACTGTATTAAAACTAATGTCTTTGGTATCTTATCTGGGGCATCAGAATGAGTTTCTGGAAAAGGTAAAGGGTGTAAAAAGTGAAGATGAGTTCATAGAACTGATACAGGAATATGAAAATGATATAAAACAAACAGTAACTTCCGAGGATCTTATGGATACGACTGTGAGGCCGGTAAGTCTGAGCGAGCCGCTGGAATCTGTAGCTGCACGTTTTATAAGAGAAAATAAAACAGGTCTGCCTGTAGTGGACGGCACAGGATGTTTTGTCGGAGAAATAACAGAAAGAGAGCTCATAGAATTCGGGATGCCTAAATATGCTTCACTGGTATCAGGACTCAGCTTTATGACAGTAGGCGAACCTTTTGAAGAATATTTTTTGAATGCGGGAAAAGTAACTGTCAGAGAATTATATAGAAAAAGTAAAAATTTAGTTGATAAACAGGCATCTATTATGGAAATATGCTTTAATATGATAACAGAAGGAAGAACTAGGCTTTACGTAGTGGAAAATGATAAGTATTTTGGAATGATAGAAAGACGTGACATAATTAAAAAGTTTTTACATATTTAATGAAGGTTTTGGTGATTAGGAATGTCGCATATGTTGGTAGCAATAATTATATTTTGTTTGGCATATATATTAATTATTTTTGAGAAATTCCCTATATCTGTTTTGGCGATGTTAGGGGCAATAGTAATGGTAATGACGGGAGTTTTGGGGGCGGAAGAGGCTTTTAGAGCAATAGATCTGAATGTAATATTTCTTTTGGTAGGTATGATGATTATGGTATCAATACTTGCAGAAACGGGACTTTTTGAATGGATAGCCATTAAAGCAACCCAGCTGGTAAAGGGAGAACCTATACCGTTATTAGTATTGCTGATGCTGGCAACGGCAGTATTTTCAGCGTTTTTGGATAATGTTACCACGATTCTGCTTATAGTTCCGGTAACTATAGTTATGCTGGAAAATCTGAAGCTGGATACAAAACCGTTTATTATCGGGGAAATACTGGCATCAAATATAGGCGGAACGGCGACTTTGATAGGTGACCCGCCTAATATACTAATAGGGAGTGAAGCTGGATTTTCATTTAACGACTTTATTATAAACCTTGGACCTGTAATTATAATTAATCTGATAGTTACAATATTTCTGCTTTACTTTTTTTACTGCAGAAAACTGAAAGTTTCAAGAGAACTGAAAGCACATATAATGGAATTAAGTCCTGACAGGGCATTAAAAGATAAAAAGCTTATGTATCAATCACTGGTTATACTTCTTTTGGTAATAGCCGGATTTGTATCACATGAGATTACACATATAGAGCCTTCTATAATTGCACTTGCAGGAGCAATGGCTCTGATACTTGTCAGTAAAAAAGAACCTGAGGAAATATTTGAAAAAGTAGAATGGCCTACATTGTTTTTCTTTATGGGTCTGTTTATTATGGTGGAAGGTCTTGTGGAAGTGGGAGTAATACAAATGCTTGCAGAAGCTACATTATCTCTTACAAAAGGAGATTTTCAAAAAACTGCTTTATTTATAGGTATATTGTCCAGTTCAGTTTCACCAATCATTGATAACATACCATATACGACAACAATGCTTCCTCTGATAAAAAATCTGGAAACTGCATTTCCAAATGTGGATGCACTCTGGTGGAGTCTTGCACTCGGGGCATGTCTTGGAGGAAATGCTACATTAATAGGAGCTTCTGCTAATGTGGTCGCAGCCAATATAAGTAAAAAGAACGGAAAAGTAATATCATTTATAGAATATCTAAAATATGGCCTTCCATTAACTTTTGTGACAATAGTCATAGCAATGATATATCTGAATTTCAGATATTTGAGATAAATTTTCGGAATAAATGTGGAAAAGTAAGGAGGGATACCCCTCTTTATTTTTTTTGTATAAATATATGTAAGGGAGAAATTATTATGAGAATAGAGCATTTAGAATTAACAGATTCCACAAATGAAGTATTAAAGAGAAAAAGGCATAAGCAGGAATATGATATAGTGTATGCGGATAACCAGACAGCCAGTAAAGGAAGACGCGGAAATAAATGGATTTCAGACAAGGGTGCGGCTTTATTTTCCTTTCTTGTAAAAGATAATGATTATGGGGAGAAGACTTCATTACTCGTTGGTTATGCTGTCTACAAAATATTAGACGGGATATTGGAATCCGATAAATTAACGTTTAAGTGGCCTAATGACATACATTATAACGGAAGAAAAATATCTGGCATATTGATCGAAAAATGTGAGGATTTTCTAATAGTCGGAATAGGAATAAATGTAAATAATACAGATTTTGGAGTATATGGTGAAACAGCGTTGTCTCTAAAGCTGATAACCGGAAAAGAATATGATGTAAAAAATATAATAGTAAAAACAGTGGAGGAAACAAAACAGAGACTGGAAAAAATAGCGGAAGAATGGGAGGCCGTAATAGATTTTCTAAACGAAAAACATTCACTTAATAATAAGCTGGTTGAAAATAATCAAAAAGAACAGTATGAGGTAATAAAGATAAATTATGACGGAAGTTTAAAAGTAAAAAAAGATGGTGAGAAAAATTATACAGATATATATTCTGATGAAATAAAAGGGATAAAAATAAAGAATTAATGCGGCATCCTTTTTGCGGCAGGCTGTCTTCGCTTATTGCCGGAATGGGTTTTGCTGGCAGATTGTATTTATATCTTACAGAATGATAAAATCTTCGGTATTGTTTATCAAAAATAAATGAGATGCTGCACTGATTTTCAGATCTGAAAAATCATATAAATATAATCAGGATTTTCAAGATACAAAAATTTTTCAAATAATTTATAGTATCAGCTGTAAAAAATCTATATTGCAAATCATAAATTTCGAAAAAATTGTCTAAAAAAAACCCTTGAAAATAAAGGGTTTGAGAAGACAGTCGAAAAAAACATAAAAAAATTGAAAAAAAGCGTTGACAAAGTCAATGAGATTTGATAATATATTCCTTGTCAACGACAAAGATTCGCTGGCAAAAAGGACAATGAAAATAGAAGAAGAAGCAAACGCCAAGAAAGAAAAGATTAAGGTAGTGGAAATAAATATTGAATGAAGAGTTTGATCCTGGCTCAGGATGAACGCTGACAGAATGCTTAACACATGCAAGTCGATGAGAAGACTCCCTTCGGGGAGAGGGTATCATGGCGGACGGGTGAGTAACGCGTAAAGAACTTGCCATATGGACAGGGATAACCGATGGAAACGACGGATAAGACCTGATATAATGAATTAATGGCATCATTGATTCATGAAAAGCAATGCCATATGAGAGCTTTGCGTCCTATTAGCTAGTTGGTAGTGTAACGGACAACCAAGGCGATGATAGGTAGCCGGCCTGAGAGGGTGGACGGCCACAAGGGGACTGAGATACGGCCCTTACTCTTACGGGAGGCAGCAGTGGGGAATATTGGACAATGGAGGTAACTCTGATCCAGCAATTCTGTGTGCACGACGAAGGTCTTCGGATTGTAAAGTGCTTTAAGTTGGGAAGAAAAAAATGACGGTACCAACAGAATAAGCGACGGCTAAATACGTGCCAGCAGCCGCGGTAATACGTATGTCGCAAGCGTTATCCGGAATTATTGGGCATAAAGGGCATCTAGGCGGGGTTTCAAGTCGACGGTGAAAACTAGTGGCTCAACCATTAGCTTGCCGACGAAACTGAAATTCTAGAGTATTGGAAAGGTGGGCGGAACTACATGAGTAGAGGTGAAATTCGTAGATATATGTAGGAATGCCGATGACGAAGGTAGCTCACTGGACAAAAACTGACGCTGAAGTGCGAAAGCTAGGGGAGCAAACAGGATTAGATACCCTGGTAGTCCTAGCTGTAAACGATGTTCACTGGGTGTGGGCGAGTAGATCGTCTGTGCCGAAGCAAATGCGATAAGTGAACCGCCTGGGGAGTACGGCCGCAAGGCTGAAACTCAAAGGAATTGACGGGGACCCGCACAAGCGGTGGAGCATGTGGTTTAATTCGACGCAACGCGAGGAACCTTACCAGATCTTGACATCTCCGGAATTAGGTAGAGATACTTAAGTGCCTTCGGGAACCGGAAGACAGGTGGTGCATGGCTGTCGACAGCTCGTGTCGTGAGATGTTGGGTTAAGTCCCGCAACGAGCGCAACCCCTATCGTTAGTTACTAACATTAAGTTGAGGACTTTAGCGAGACTGCCTGCGAAGAGCAGGAGGAAGGTGGGGATGACGTCAAGTCATCATGCCCCTTATGATCTGGGCTACACACGTGCTACAATGGACAGTACAAAGAGAAGCAAAATGGTGACATGGAGCAAATCAAGAAATCTGTTCTCAGTTCGGATTGAAGTCTGCAACTCGACTTCATGAAGTTGGAATCGCTAGTAATCGCGGATCAGCAATGCCGCGGTGAATACGTTCTCGGGTCTTGTACACACCGCCCGTCACACCACGAGAGTTTGTTGCACCTGAAATTGCTGGCCTAACCCGTAAGGGAAGGAAGTACTGAAGGTGTGGTAAGCGATTGGGGTGAAGTCGTAACAAGGTATCCGTACCGGAAGGTGCGGATGGATCACCTCCTTTCTAAGGAGAAATAAGATGGCAGCTTCTTCTTTTATTTTGATTGTTTTTTATAGACAATTGAAAAAAATGATATGGGCGTGTAGCTCAGGTGGTTAGAGCACTGTGCTGATAACGCAGGGGTCACTGGTTCGAGTCCAGTCATGCCCACCATATCGAAAATGTTTTTTTGGGGATATAGCTCAGATGGGAGAGCGCTGCCCTTGCAAGGCAGAGGTCAGCGGTTCGACTCCGCTTATCTCCACCAAAAGTATAAAAAAGTAATAATTGGACAATGAGAAATGAATAGTAGGTAGAAAGAAAGAAAGTAAAAAAGAGGTTATCGAAAGAAAAGCGCTAAGGGCACACGGAGGATGCCTAGGCAACAAGAGCCGATGAAGGACGTGATAAGCTGCGAAAAGCTTAGGGGAGCTGCAAAGAAGCTTTGATCCTAAGATGTCCGAATGGGAGAACCTAAATACCTGGAGGGTATTTACGAAAGAGGTAAGCGGGTGAACTGAAACATCTAAGTAACCCGAGGAAGAGAAAGTAAAAACGATTCTCTGAGTAGCGGCGAGCGAAAGGGGAAGAGCCTAAACCACATAAGTGTATAAGCGAGCAGCGTTGCTTGTGTGGGGTAGTGGGAGTTTAATGACGGATAGCTCTGAAGTCAATATATACGAAATAGAATTAGAATGTATCTGGGAAGGTAAACCATAGAAGGTGAAAGTCCTGTATGAGTAATATTGAGTGTATATATTAAATATCCCGAGTAGCATCGAGCACGAGGAATTCGGTGTGAATCAGCGAGGACCATATCTCGTAAGGCTAAATACTCTTGTTGACCGATAGAGGAGAGTACCGTGAGGGAAAGGTGAAAAGAACCCTGTGTAAGGGAGTGAAATAGAACCTGAAACCGTGTGCTTACAAACGGTAGGAGCCCTTCGGGGTGACTGCGTGGATTTTGGTTAATCATCCTGCGAGTTATGATATGTGGCAAGGTTAAGGAAGCGGAGCCGAAGGGAAACCGAGTCTTAATAGGGCGATAGTCGCATGTTATAGACGCGAAACCTAGTGATCTAGGCCTGTCCAGGTTGAAGCTAAGGTAAGACTTAGTGGAGGACCGAACTCACCATCGTTGAAATGCTGGGAGATGAGATAGGTTTAGGGGTGAAAAGCCAATCGAACTAGGAGATAGCTCGTTCTCTCCGAAATGCATTTAGGTGCAGCCTTAACAAAGAACTATGGGGGTAGAGCACTGTATGGCCTAGGGGGCGTATAGCTTACTGAAGTCAAGCAAACTGCGAATACTATAGTTTAATTGTTAGGAGTGAGTCTGTGGGTGACAAGGTCCGCAGACGAGAGGGAAACAGCCCAGACCACCAGCTAAGGTCCCTAATTATGTCTAAGTGGGGAAGGAGGTGGACATTCAGAAACAACCAGGAGGTTGGCTTAGAAGCAGCCATACCTTTAAAGAGTGCGTAATAGCTCACTGGTCGAGAGTGTCTGCGCCGAAGATGTAACGGGGCTAAGACATAAACCGAAGCTGTGGAAACTAACGTAAGTTAGTTTGGTAGGAGAGCGTTCTGTAGGCCGAAGAAGGTGTGCTGTAAGGCATGCTGGAGGTATCAGAAGTGAGAATGCAGGAATGAGTAGCGAGAAAGAGGGTGAGAATCC from Sebaldella termitidis ATCC 33386 includes the following:
- a CDS encoding PTS sugar transporter subunit IIA; this encodes MRISNFISKELVFLNTESENVEELINNILDKAAEVDEEVRNNLDKAKKAVLKREDETSTALGHGIVLPHGRIDGYDDTTVISGTLKKPMKAIVRNKEESIELFFIILSGLTKNRTVLKLMSLVSYLGHQNEFLEKVKGVKSEDEFIELIQEYENDIKQTVTSEDLMDTTVRPVSLSEPLESVAARFIRENKTGLPVVDGTGCFVGEITERELIEFGMPKYASLVSGLSFMTVGEPFEEYFLNAGKVTVRELYRKSKNLVDKQASIMEICFNMITEGRTRLYVVENDKYFGMIERRDIIKKFLHI
- a CDS encoding SLC13 family permease; this encodes MLVAIIIFCLAYILIIFEKFPISVLAMLGAIVMVMTGVLGAEEAFRAIDLNVIFLLVGMMIMVSILAETGLFEWIAIKATQLVKGEPIPLLVLLMLATAVFSAFLDNVTTILLIVPVTIVMLENLKLDTKPFIIGEILASNIGGTATLIGDPPNILIGSEAGFSFNDFIINLGPVIIINLIVTIFLLYFFYCRKLKVSRELKAHIMELSPDRALKDKKLMYQSLVILLLVIAGFVSHEITHIEPSIIALAGAMALILVSKKEPEEIFEKVEWPTLFFFMGLFIMVEGLVEVGVIQMLAEATLSLTKGDFQKTALFIGILSSSVSPIIDNIPYTTTMLPLIKNLETAFPNVDALWWSLALGACLGGNATLIGASANVVAANISKKNGKVISFIEYLKYGLPLTFVTIVIAMIYLNFRYLR
- a CDS encoding biotin--[acetyl-CoA-carboxylase] ligase, with product MRIEHLELTDSTNEVLKRKRHKQEYDIVYADNQTASKGRRGNKWISDKGAALFSFLVKDNDYGEKTSLLVGYAVYKILDGILESDKLTFKWPNDIHYNGRKISGILIEKCEDFLIVGIGINVNNTDFGVYGETALSLKLITGKEYDVKNIIVKTVEETKQRLEKIAEEWEAVIDFLNEKHSLNNKLVENNQKEQYEVIKINYDGSLKVKKDGEKNYTDIYSDEIKGIKIKN